The following are encoded together in the Salvia hispanica cultivar TCC Black 2014 chromosome 6, UniMelb_Shisp_WGS_1.0, whole genome shotgun sequence genome:
- the LOC125196797 gene encoding probable caffeoyl-CoA O-methyltransferase At4g26220 isoform X1, whose product MESKAVINTKSKERGVLQSPELYNYIMDTSVYPREHECLKELRAITSTHPRAVMGTSPRAVMGTSPDVGQFLDLLLRTINAKKTIEIGVFTGYSLLQTALTIPDDGKITAIDVNRSSYEIGLPIIEKARVKHKINFIESEALPVLDELLKDAENKGSFDFAFVDADKDNYANYHQRMMELLKPGGIAIYDNTLWGGSVAMDEESSVRPRSKPARKDLIAFNKYIAGDARVKISQVPLGDGITVCRRN is encoded by the exons ATGGAATCCAAAGCTGTGATCAATACTAAGTCTAAAGAAAGGGGTGTGTTGCAAAGCCCAGAGTTATACAAT TATATAATGGATACTAGTGTGTATCCACGCGAACACGAGTGTCTAAAGGAGCTCAGGGCTATCACATCCACTCATCCAAG GGCTGTGATGGGTACATCACCAAGGGCTGTGATGGGTACATCACCGGATGTGGGACAGTTTTTGGACTTGCTTCTAAGGACAATCAACGCGAAAAAGACGATTGAAATTGGAGTGTTTACTGGATATTCCCTTCTTCAAACTGCCCTCACAATTCCAGACGATGGAAAG ATCACAGCCATAGACGTGAACCGGAGCTCGTATGAGATCGGATTACCTATCATTGAAAAGGCAAGGGTGAAGCACAAGATCAACTTCATCGAATCTGAGGCTCTTCCGGTTCTTGATGAGTTACTAAAAGAT GCAGAGAATAAGGGTTCGTTTGACTTTGCGTTCGTTGATGCTGATAAAGACAACTATGCAAATTACCATCAGAGAATGATGGAGCTTCTGAAACCCGGAGGTATAGCTATTTACGATAACACCCTCTGGGGAGGGTCGGTGGCAATGGATGAAGAGAGTTCAGTTCGGCCGAGGTCGAAGCCTGCGAGGAAGGATTTGATAGCGTTTAACAAGTACATTGCAGGTGATGCTAGGGTGAAGATTTCTCAAGTCCCTCTTGGTGATGGGATCACTGTTTGTCGCCGTAACTGA
- the LOC125195109 gene encoding uncharacterized protein LOC125195109: MRLVFCSPVLCELKTLCYLVKTDACRTVLTRVSGDFVRRHTTKLLRLEDNYLVPHFQPLSPIKKEETVSGSSSIQHTQQGPAQEIHLDRLVGKTDTDCLVNLRMDRNTFGKLCRMFRELGLLRDKRFVCIEEQVAIFLGVLAHHKKNRIVRFNFMRSGHTISGYVHKVLKAVIQMQSRFIAKPDPIKEDCVDYRWKWFKGCLGALDGTYINVLVPTANKPRYRTRKGQISTNTLAACDRYMCFTYVLPGWEGSAGDARILRDVVTWPHGLKVPIGKNVLI, from the exons ATGAGGCTCGTATTTTGTTCTCCTGTTCTTTGCGAATTGAAAACCTTATGTTATCTTGTGAAAACGGATGCCTGCAGGACAGTTCTTACAAGAGTCAGTGGTGACTTTGTTAGACGACATACTACGAAACTACTTCGTCTCGAGGATAATTATCTTGTACCTCATTTTCAGCCGCTTAGCCCAATCAAAAAAGAGGAAACGGTCTCAGGGAGCTCTTCCATACAGCATACTCAGCAGGGTCCAGCACAGGAGATTCATTTGGACCGACTAGTAGGTAAAACCGACACCGATTGCCTCGTGAACCTACGGATGGACCGAAATACATTTGGAAAACTATGTAGAATGTTCAGAGAGTTAGGCCTCCTGCGCGACAAACGGTTTGTATGCATTGAAGAACAAGTTGCAATCTTCTTGGGAGTTTTGGCACATCATAAGAAAAACAGGATTGTAAGATTCAATTTTATGCGATCTGGTCATACAATTTCCGGATATGTGCACAAAGTTTTGAAGGCCGTAATACAGATGCAGTCACGATTCATTGCGAAGCCGGATCCCATCAAGGAGGACTGCGTCGACTACAGGTGGAAATGGTTCAAG GGTTGTCTTGGTGCATTAGATGGTACATATATCAATGTCTTGGTCCCAACCGCAAATAAACCACGTTATCGGACACGCAAGGGCCAAATCTCTACAAACACTCTAGCTGCATGTGATCGGTACATGTGTTTCACGTACGTGTTGCCTGGTTGGGAGGGATCTGCAGGTGATGCCCGCATTTTACGTGACGTTGTAACTTGGCCACACGGGCTGAAAGTGCCCATTGGTAAGAATGTCCTTATTTAG
- the LOC125196797 gene encoding probable caffeoyl-CoA O-methyltransferase At4g26220 isoform X2: protein MESKAVINTKSKERGVLQSPELYNYIMDTSVYPREHECLKELRAITSTHPRAVMGTSPDVGQFLDLLLRTINAKKTIEIGVFTGYSLLQTALTIPDDGKITAIDVNRSSYEIGLPIIEKARVKHKINFIESEALPVLDELLKDAENKGSFDFAFVDADKDNYANYHQRMMELLKPGGIAIYDNTLWGGSVAMDEESSVRPRSKPARKDLIAFNKYIAGDARVKISQVPLGDGITVCRRN from the exons ATGGAATCCAAAGCTGTGATCAATACTAAGTCTAAAGAAAGGGGTGTGTTGCAAAGCCCAGAGTTATACAAT TATATAATGGATACTAGTGTGTATCCACGCGAACACGAGTGTCTAAAGGAGCTCAGGGCTATCACATCCACTCATCCAAG GGCTGTGATGGGTACATCACCGGATGTGGGACAGTTTTTGGACTTGCTTCTAAGGACAATCAACGCGAAAAAGACGATTGAAATTGGAGTGTTTACTGGATATTCCCTTCTTCAAACTGCCCTCACAATTCCAGACGATGGAAAG ATCACAGCCATAGACGTGAACCGGAGCTCGTATGAGATCGGATTACCTATCATTGAAAAGGCAAGGGTGAAGCACAAGATCAACTTCATCGAATCTGAGGCTCTTCCGGTTCTTGATGAGTTACTAAAAGAT GCAGAGAATAAGGGTTCGTTTGACTTTGCGTTCGTTGATGCTGATAAAGACAACTATGCAAATTACCATCAGAGAATGATGGAGCTTCTGAAACCCGGAGGTATAGCTATTTACGATAACACCCTCTGGGGAGGGTCGGTGGCAATGGATGAAGAGAGTTCAGTTCGGCCGAGGTCGAAGCCTGCGAGGAAGGATTTGATAGCGTTTAACAAGTACATTGCAGGTGATGCTAGGGTGAAGATTTCTCAAGTCCCTCTTGGTGATGGGATCACTGTTTGTCGCCGTAACTGA